From the genome of Aliarcobacter lanthieri:
TCTATGACTAAACCTATGGTTGATAGAGGGATAAGATCTCAAGTAGATTTCTTAAAACTTCAAAGAGAAGAAAGTGATGCTAAAAATAAACTTCAAAGTGTTACTTTATCTGTTGATAAAATCAGTTCTGAAATTACTGAATTAAATAAAAAAATTGATGAAACAAATGAAATTCATGATGCAGAGATTAGAGGCAAATTAAATGAAGCTTTTACTCAATTAAAAGATGTTGAAGCAAATAAATTAGCATCAAGTGATCAAGTAGCAAGAACAGTTGTTAAGTCACCATCAAATGGTATTGTTCAAAAACTTCATGTGAATACTATAGGTGGAAGTATAAAACCAGCACAAGATTTATTAGAAATAGTTCCAACTGATCATAAATTAATAGTTGAAGTAAAAATTTTACCAAAAGATATTGCTTTTATTTATCAAGGTCAAAAAGCTATAGTTAAATTTTCAGCTTTTGATTTTTCTATATTTGGTGGATTAGATGGACATGTTATAAATATTAGCCCAGATACAATAGTGGAAAAAGATGAAAAAACATTTTATATTGTAAGAATAGAAACAGATAAAAACTATATAGGTGAAGGTGAAAAACAAAAGCATATAATACCTGGTATGATAGCAGATGTAGATATTTTAACAAGTAAAAAAACTGTACTGGATTATATTTTAAAACCTATATTAAAAACAAAAACTTATGCAATGACAGAGAGATAATTAATAAAAAAGAGGAGAGTTTTTTATGAGAAAAATATTTTTATCAACATTAATGGCAAGTACAATACTTTTTGCTTCTAATATAGATGAAGCAAAACTTGCAATGGATAGAGGAAATTATAGCCAAGCCATAATAATATTTGATAATTTAGCGAATAATGGAAATACAGAAGCTATGTTTAACTTAGGGCTTCTTTATTTAAGTGGAAATGGGGTTAATCAAAACTATTCACAAGCTAAAAAATGGTTTGAACTGGCTGCTAAAGATAATGATGCTATGTCTTTATATAACTTAGGAGTTATTTATTATAAAGGTCTAGATGTAAAAGAAAATAAGCAAGAAGCTTTTAGATATTACGATTTATCAGCGAAACAAGGATTTTCTGAAGCACTATATACGGTTGGATTAATGTTAGAAAAAGGTGATGGTGTAAAAAAAAATTTAAAAGAAGCTTTTAATTATTTTTATAAAGCTGCAAAGCAAGAACATATAAATTCAGCATATAAAATT
Proteins encoded in this window:
- a CDS encoding HlyD family type I secretion periplasmic adaptor subunit, with the protein product MSFFNSPQLQKYKEIYNTFMDKDNIKVPKTPLNPNDYEYMKSLSAAVVFNSSKKLHWVLISFLITIFLFIFWAAFAEIDEIARGSGKVVPSGQNQIVQNLEGGIVQEILVTEGDTVEKDQILIRISNEKGTSTAMSNELKSYYLQAQIQRLSAELARIPFEYEKSDIQEYNEFLDNENELYLTNQKQLESKVSILKEQIKQKENDLKDAKQTIEHMKFSVNAISKEVSMTKPMVDRGIRSQVDFLKLQREESDAKNKLQSVTLSVDKISSEITELNKKIDETNEIHDAEIRGKLNEAFTQLKDVEANKLASSDQVARTVVKSPSNGIVQKLHVNTIGGSIKPAQDLLEIVPTDHKLIVEVKILPKDIAFIYQGQKAIVKFSAFDFSIFGGLDGHVINISPDTIVEKDEKTFYIVRIETDKNYIGEGEKQKHIIPGMIADVDILTSKKTVLDYILKPILKTKTYAMTER
- a CDS encoding SEL1-like repeat protein: MRKIFLSTLMASTILFASNIDEAKLAMDRGNYSQAIIIFDNLANNGNTEAMFNLGLLYLSGNGVNQNYSQAKKWFELAAKDNDAMSLYNLGVIYYKGLDVKENKQEAFRYYDLSAKQGFSEALYTVGLMLEKGDGVKKNLKEAFNYFYKAAKQEHINSAYKIGKMYRLGEGTTKNDSEAFKWYEIASEKGNTYAQVNLGLMYKNGITVPKDYTKALKWFEKSANSKNSLGVLNLASMYHNGLGVKKDSIEAFKLYKEVADTANNSNAQYNVGLMYLKGDGVNQSNQQAFEYWTKSSYQGNESAKKNLDILCKEVPTVCKK